The Solanum lycopersicum chromosome 9, SLM_r2.1 genome window below encodes:
- the LOC101247161 gene encoding heterogeneous nuclear ribonucleoprotein 1 — protein sequence MDSDEGKLFVGGLGWDIKEDKLRDYFTHYGQVTHAIIMRDRVTGLSRGFAFVVFSDPSVIDAILQEKHTIDGRPVEAKRALPRAQQQSLRSRLPHASEDTRLVMRNLNNRTRKIFVGGLPSSLTEEEFCQYFQDYGNVTDKVIMFDPNTGRPRGFGFITFDSEDAVDRVLHKTFHELKNRIVEVKRALPKEANPAGNNYGGGYPGYGSSDPIRFPQPAFCGYTPYNSYGALNYGYGYGYDPYTFYGGAARVYMNPSLASIVYGNSLPGATRNQWSSQNLGHGDFYNLNASYGASSSLGASSTRGVILSSTSTSQGHASQNNNQGNGCSMYTENEGPITDSDGNETGDRHTGSAPPNSSSGEATTHANGCSTTTTVFDSSTGSPGFPDAVLVSDK from the exons ATGGATTCCGATGAAGGAAAGCTGTTTGTTGGTGGATTAGGATGGGATATTAAGGAAGATAAGCTAAGAGACTATTTTACCCATTATGGACAAGTTACCCATGCCATAATCATGCGTGACAGGGTTACTGGCTTATCGAGAGGATTCGCGTTTGTTGTCTTCTCCGATCCTTCTGTTATTGATGCCATTCTTCAGGAGAAACACACTATTGATGGCCGTCCG GTTGAAGCTAAGAGGGCTTTACCAAGAGCACAACAGCAGAGTTTGAGATCGCGACTTCCTCATGCCAGTGAAGATACAAGACTGGTAATGCGCAATCTCAACAACAGAACGAGAAAAATATTTGTGGGTGGGCTACCTTCATCCCTTACTGAAGAAGAGTTTTGCCAGTACTTCCAAGATTATGGTAATGTGACAGATAAAGTAATTATGTTTGACCCAAACACTGGTCGCCCGCGAGGATTCGGTTTCATCACCTTTGACTCAGAAGATGCTGTTGATAGAGTtcttcataaaacctttcaTGAACTGAAAAATAGGATAGTGGAGGTAAAACGTGCCCTGCCAAAAGAAGCAAATCCCGCTGGCAATAATTATGGTGGAGGTTACCCGGGTTATGGTTCTTCTGATCCCATTAGGTTCCCACAGCCTGCTTTTTGTGGTTACACTCCCTATAACAGCTATGGAGCTCTGAATTATGGTTATGGTTATGGTTATGATCCTTATACTTTCTACGGTGGGGCAGCTAGAGTATATATGAATCCATCTTTGGCCAGCATTGTTTATGGTAACAGCTTGCCTGGTGCCACAAGAAACCAGTGGAGCAGCCAGAATCTTGGGCATGGTGATTTCTATAATTTAAATGCAAGTTATGGCGCTTCTAGTTCGTTGGGTGCTTCATCCACTCGTGGTGTTATTTTGTCATCAACTAGTACATCTCAGGGTCATGCTTCTCAAAACAATAATCAGGGGAATGGTTGCAGTATGTACACAGAAAATGAAGGTCCTATCACTGATTCTGATGGTAACGAGACTGGTGATAGGCATACAGGTAGTGCTCCTCCAAACAGCAGCAGTGGTGAGGCAACTACCCATGCAAATGGGTGCAGTACCACAACAACAGTCTTTGACAGCAGTACTGGTTCTCCAGGGTTTCCTGATGCAGTTTTAGTTTCCGATAAGTAA
- the LOC101246864 gene encoding protein JASON has translation MGCFLGCFGSDKEKKCRKNRKKVIPRDQKHVCQDAQRSIISTEQSITEEPSGSLVTEARDRPEEQLSLSARKKVTFDSKITTYEPVSVYESTDSLPETKKSGEEEREEEGSLAKSSKSSSSSEGGSVVSSVGSYPTNHRYQNCRDSDDEAEEFGDSDVDEECDLDDDEDYGDFDCEGGQVWSESMVADKYFHQMKEQEVDSPNLMFGVPEKETRKGETKGYVRDRSAYIHPVLNPVENLSQWKSVKSKAAEPMKLLPQKENCTAEVEGPHASFSLEPTFKQSSFSFKTKPKDQEIGVDASLSNWLVTPDTTKKAGSNALETVTSEKSMSQGSNSMMSFEDRPILGVLTVEQLKQHSATSSPRKSPCRSPDEMPIIGTVGTYWNPLGSAKDSGSVSSFKGIPNSTSKYREDKRVNWHSTPFEARLDRALKEGATEASIA, from the exons ATGGGTTGTTTTCTTGGGTGTTTTGGTAGTGATAAGGAAAAGAAATGCCGGAAAAACAGGAAAAAGGTCATCCCTCGAGACCAA AAACATGTTTGTCAGGATGCTCAGAGAAGCATTATCTCTACAGAACAAAGCATCACAGAGGAACCCTCTGGGAGCTTGGTTACCGAAGCGCG AGATAGGCCTGAGGAGCAACTTAGCTTGAGTGCTAGAAAAAAAGTCACATTTGATTCAAAGATCACTACTTATGAACCTGTTTCAGTTTATGAAAGTACAGATTCTTTACCTGAAACCAAGAAATCtggtgaagaagaaagagaggagGAGGGATCTCTTGCTAAATCAAGCAAGTCCAGCTCTTCCTCTGAAGGGGGTTCTGTCGTTTCTAGTGTAGGATCATATCCTACAAACCACAGGTATCAGAACTGTCGAGACAGTGATGATGAAGCTGAGGAGTTTGGCGACAGTGACGTGGACGAAGAATGTGATCTGGATGATGATGAAGACTACGGGGATTTCGATTGTGAAGGTGGACAAGTGTGGTCTGAATCAATGGTGGCTGACAAGTACTTTCATCAGATGAAAGAACAGGAAGTGGATAGTCCTAATTTGATGTTCGGTGTCCCCGAGAAGGAAACGAGGAAGGGTGAAACAAAAGGATATGTGAGAGATAGGAGTGCTTACATCCATCCTGTGTTGAACCCTGTAGAGAACCTCAGTCAGTGGAAAAGTGTTAAATCAAAAGCAGCAGAACCCATGAAGCTACTGCCACAGAAGGAAAATTGTACCGCAGAAGTAGAAGGGCCTCATGCTTCGTTCAGTTTAGAACCTACATTTAAGCAATCATCATTTAGTTTTAAGACAAAACCTAAAGATCAAGAAATTGGGGTTGATGCTAGTCTTTCAAATTGGTTGGTTACACCTGATACCACCAAGAAGGCAGGGTCCAACGCGCTTGAGACTGTTACATCAGAAAAAAGCATGTCACAAGGTTCTAACTCTATGATGAGCTTTGAAGACAGGCCAATTTTAGGTGTCTTGACAGTTGAGCAGCTGAAACAGCATTCAGCAACTTCCTCCCCGAGAAAATCACCCTGTCGAAGCCCTGATGAGATGCCTATTATCGGAACTGTTGGTACCTACTGGAATCCCTTGGGATCTGCTAAAGACTCTGGGTCAGTTTCTTCTTTTAAAGGCATACCAAACTCGACGAGCAAGTACAGAGAG GATAAGAGAGTTAATTGGCACTCCACACCATTTGAGGCAAGATTGGACAGAGCCTTGAAAGAAGGTGCCACAGAAGCCTCTATAGCTTGA
- the LOC101246565 gene encoding MDIS1-interacting receptor like kinase 2-like: MTTFHTSLVYILYVLLLFSLPLSITSSARTEAESLLKWKSNLPTTSFLDSWSISNLENLCNWTSIVCNVGGTISVINLSDAALSGSLDHLDFTSFPSLVNFNLNQNNFSGSIPSSIGNASLLTFLDLSNNILSGIIPEEIGKLNQLEYLSFYNNNITGVIPYQISNLQKLMHLDVGSNYLETPDWLKMRSMPMLKYLSFGYNELRLEFPEFILRCHNLTYLDLSINHFNGSIPETVFTNLINLETLNLSSNSFQGSLSPNFNNLSKLKELQLGGNMFSGLIPDEIGLITSLEVVVLNSNSFEGMIPSSIGRLINLQRLDLRTNSLNSTIPSELGFCTKLNYLALAENDLQGSLPLSFSSLTKLSELGLSDNSLSGEISSNLITNWTELTSLQLQNNSFTGKIPPETTQLTNLEYLYLYHNKFTGSIPYLIGNLQNLLELDLSDNQLSGIIPPTIGNLTNLKTLHLFRNNLSGTIPPEIGKLIFLESIDINTNRLSGELPDSISDLSALTIISVYTNDFSGSVPKDFGKNSPPLSSVSFANNSFTGELPAGLCSPNLKELTINGNKFSGKLPDCLKNCTLLTRVRLEGNNLSGNLADAFGVHPNLVFLSLSDNQLSGELSPNWGKCDSLTNLRMDGNKFSGVIPAELGNLRALRMLALEGNELTGEIPSELGRLDLLFNLSLSKNNLTGGIPQSIGNLTNLQYLDLSTNELSGNIPVDLGKCDRLLSLNLGNNSLSGGIPSDLGNLMQLSILLDLSNNSLTGTIPQNLAKLTSLMHLNLSHNNLSGRIPPALSQMISLQEMDFSYNEFSGPIPTDGVFQRAPARSFLGNSGLCGNIEGLSSCNLDTPNDKSRNNNQKILIAVLVPVVSLILLAILFVACLVSRRKAKQYDEEIKASQVHENTESLIWEREGKFTFGDIVKATEDFSEKNCIGRGGFGTVYKAVLPSGQIVAVKRLHMSDSSDIPLTNRRSFENEIRTLTEVRHRNIIKLFGYCSKNGCMYLVYEYIERGSLGKVLYDNDMGMELGWGTRVKIVQGIAHALAYLHHDCSPPIVHRDVSLNNILLESEFGPRLSDFGTAKLLASDSSNWTTVAGSYGYMAPELALTMRVTEKCDVYSFGVVAMETMMGRHPGELLTSLSASTTLSPEILLKDVLDQRLPPPTGHLAEAVVFVITIALACTRTTPESRPTMRSVAQELSVQTLPYLPQPLGTIEMSKLTSFQK; the protein is encoded by the exons ATGACAACATTTCATACTAGCTTAGTTTACATTTTGTATGTGCTACTTCTTTTTTCACTTCCATTAAGTATCACATCTTCAGCAAGAACAGAAGCTGAATCTCTTCTCAAATGGAAGAGTAATTTACCTACTACTTCTTTCTTAGATTCATGGTCCATTTCGAATCTCGAAAACTTGTGCAATTGGACATCTATTGTGTGTAATGTTGGTGGAACAATTTCAGTGATCAATCTTTCTGATGCAGCCCTCTCAGGCTCACTTGATCACCTTGATTTCACTTCATTTCCGAGTCTCGTGAATTTCAATCTTAATCAAAATAACTTCAGTGGATCGATACCTTCGAGTATTGGCAATGCCTCATTGCTCACTTTCTTGGACTTAAGTAACAACATCTTGTCAGGTATCATACCTGAAGAGATTGGAAAGTTGAATCAACTTGAGTATCTGAGTTTTTATAACAACAATATCACCGGTGTGATTCCGTATCAGATTAGCAATCTGCAGAAGCTAATGCACTTGGATGTTGGATCAAATTACTTAGAAACTCCTGATTGGTTGAAGATGAGAAGTATGCCTATGTTGAAGTATCTAAGCTTTGGTTACAATGAACTGAGGTTAGAATTCCCTGAATTCATACTCCGTTGTCATAATCTAACATATCTTGATTTATCGATAAATCATTTCAATGGTTCGATTCCTGAAACAGTATTTACCAACTTGATCAACCTTGAAACACTTAATCTTTCATCTAATTCATTTCAAGGTTCATTGTCACCAAATTTTAACAACTTGTCTAAGTTGAAAGAACTTCAGCTAGGTGGTAACATGTTTTCTGGTTTAATTCCTGATGAAATtggcttgatcactagtcttgaAGTTGTTGTACTTAACAGCAATTCATTCGAAGGAATGATTCCATCTTCTATAGGTAGACTCATAAATCTTCAAAGGTTGGATCTTCGAACGAACAGTTTGAATTCAACTATTCCTTCTGAGCTTGGCTTTTGTACTAAACTCAATTACTTAGCTCTAGCTGAAAATGACCTGCAAGGGTCATTGCCTTTATCATTCTCCTCTCTTACAAAGTTATCTGAATTGGGGTTGTCTGATAATAGTCTTTCTGGTGAAATCTCATCGAATTTAATCACCAATTGGACTGAGTTGACATCTCTGCAGCTTCAAAACAATTCCTTTACGGGGAAAATTCCACCCGAAACCACTCAATTGACAAACCTTGAATATCTTTACCTCTATCATAACAAGTTCACTGGTTCCATTCCCTATCTGATTGGGAACTTGCAAAACTTGTTAGAGTTAGATTTGTCTGATAACCAGCTTTCAGGCATAATACCTCCAACCATTGGAAATCTGACCAATCTAAAGACGTTGCACCTTTTCCGCAACAATCTCAGTGGAACCATTCCTCCTGAGATTGGAAAATTGATATTCCTTGAAAGCATCGACATCAACACCAACCGACTAAGTGGTGAGCTGCCGGACAGCATTTCTGACCTCAGTGCACTGACGATTATTTCTGTATATACTAATGATTTCTCAGGCAGTGTGCCTAAGGACTTTGGAAAGAATAGTCCTCCATTGTCAAGTGTCAGCTTTGCAAATAATAGTTTCACTGGTGAACTACCTGCTGGATTGTGTAGCCCAAATCTTAAGGAGTTGACGATAAACGGGAACAAATTCAGTGGGAAGTTACCAGATTGTTTGAAGAACTGCACGCTGCTAACCCGAGTACGGCTTGAAGGCAACAATTTATCTGGTAATCTTGCAGATGCATTCGGAGTGCACCCGAATCTTGTTTTCCTTTCTCTTAGTGACAACCAACTTTCAGGTGAACTCTCACCTAACTGGGGGAAATGTGATAGTCTCACTAATCTAAGAATGGATGGAAACAAATTTTCTGGTGTAATCCCAGCTGAGCTAGGGAACCTGAGAGCGTTGCGCATGTTAGCTTTGGAAGGAAATGAATTGACTGGTGAGATTCCTTCTGAACTGGGAAGGTTAGACCTGCTCTTCAATCTCAGCTTGAGCAAAAACAATCTTACTGGAGGCATCCCTCAGTCTATTGGCAATTTAACTAATCTCCAGTATCTTGATTTGTCAACAAACGAGTTAAGTGGTAACATACCAGTAGATCTTGGGAAGTGTGATCGTCTGTTGAGCTTGAATCTTGGCAACAACTCATTATCAGGTGGCATTCCATCTGACCTTGGCAATTTGATGCAGTTGAGTATTCTTTTGGACCTAAGTAACAATTCGCTAACGGGAACCATTCCACAAAACTTGGCCAAACTCACCTCATTAATGCATCTCAACCTCTCACATAACAACCTCTCAGGTAGAATTCCTCCAGCATTATCTCAGATGATCAGTCTTCAGGAGATGGATTTTTCCTACAATGAGTTTTCTGGACCAATCCCAACCGATGGAGTATTTCAAAGAGCACCCGCTAGATCTTTTCTTGGGAACTCTGGTTTGTGTGGAAATATAGAAGGATTATCCTCATGTAATTTGGATACTCCCAATGACAAGTCCagaaataataatcaaaagatCCTCATTGCGGTACTTGTACCGGTGGTCAGCCTCATACTTTTAGCAATCCTGTTTGTTGCATGTCTCGTGTCTCGAAGGAAGGCTAAGCAATATGATGAGGAGATCAAAGCTAGCCAGGTACATGAAAATACAGAATCTCTGATTTGGGAAAGAGAAGGGAAGTTTACATTTGGTGACATAGTGAAAGCTACTGAAGATTTCAGTGAAAAGAACTGCATTGGAAGAGGAGGCTTTGGAACTGTCTATAAAGCTGTTTTGCCCTCTGGGCAGATTGTTGCAGTCAAAAGACTCCACATGTCAGACTCAAGTGACATTCCATTGACTAATCGTCGAAGCTTTGAGAATGAGATTAGAACTTTGACAGAGGTGAGACACAGGAACATAATTAAGCTCTTTGGTTACTGTTCTAAGAATGGGTGCATGTACTTGGTTTATGAGTATATAGAAAGAGGTAGCCTGGGGAAAGTTCTATATGACAATGATATGGGAATGGAACTTGGATGGGGTACAAGAGTGAAAATTGTGCAAGGAATAGCTCATGCACTCGCTTACTTGCATCATGACTGCTCTCCGCCCATCGTTCACCGTGATGTATCATTGAATAACATTTTGCTTGAATCAGAATTCGGGCCACGACTCTCTGACTTTGGCACAGCAAAGTTGTTAGCTTCCGACTCATCAAATTGGACCACAGTTGCTGGTTCTTATGGCTATATGGCACCAG AGCTTGCACTTACCATGCGTGTTACAGAAAAGTGTGATGTCTATAGTTTTGGAGTCGTAGCGATGGAGACTATGATGGGAAGGCATCCAGGGGAGCTTTTAACTTCATTATCAGCATCAACAACATTGTCTCCGGAAATACTTTTGAAGGATGTTCTTGACCAAAGACTTCCTCCTCCCACCGGCCACTTGGCAGAGGCAGTGGTTTTTGTGATCACGATTGCCTTGGCATGTACACGTACCACGCCTGAATCGCGACCAACCATGCGTTCTGTAGCACAAGAATTGTCTGTTCAGACTTTGCCTTACCTTCCACAGCCACTGGGGACAATAGAAATGAGCAAACTAACAAGTTTTCAGAAATAA